A section of the Acidobacteriota bacterium genome encodes:
- a CDS encoding LytTR family DNA-binding domain-containing protein, with translation MTKLRILIVDDESLAREKLAVLLAEDAEIDIIGECSNGLAAVAAIEERSPDLIFLDVQMPELDGFGVLETIKPDTLPFVIFVTAYDQYALRAFEVHALDYLLKPFDRERFEKALYRAKRQIEREQTRSINHQLVELLADLKARPKLLERLVIKSGGRVFFLRVEEIDWIESAANYVQLHVGQESHLLRETINSLAVRLDPDKFLRIHRSLIVNIERIKELLPWFHGKYTIVMRDGTQLTSSRGYREHLQKLLNQSG, from the coding sequence ATGACAAAACTCCGGATATTGATTGTTGATGATGAATCTCTGGCGCGCGAGAAACTTGCAGTTCTACTCGCAGAGGATGCGGAGATTGACATTATAGGCGAGTGCAGTAACGGGCTGGCTGCGGTCGCTGCTATCGAAGAGCGCTCTCCCGATCTGATTTTCCTGGATGTACAAATGCCTGAACTGGATGGTTTTGGTGTGCTGGAAACCATTAAACCAGATACTCTACCATTCGTCATTTTCGTGACCGCATACGACCAGTACGCGCTACGCGCATTCGAGGTGCATGCGCTTGATTATTTGCTGAAGCCCTTTGACCGCGAACGATTTGAGAAGGCGCTTTACCGAGCAAAACGCCAGATCGAACGGGAACAAACGCGCAGCATCAACCACCAACTTGTCGAATTGCTGGCTGACCTCAAAGCGCGACCAAAATTGCTTGAACGGCTGGTGATTAAATCAGGTGGTCGGGTCTTTTTTCTACGGGTCGAGGAAATAGACTGGATTGAATCAGCAGCCAATTATGTCCAACTGCACGTCGGTCAAGAATCACACCTTCTACGCGAAACTATTAATTCACTGGCTGTCCGGCTCGACCCTGACAAATTTCTGCGCATTCATCGCTCGCTCATCGTCAATATCGAACGCATCAAGGAGTTGCTTCCCTGGTTTCACGGCAAATATACGATTGTAATGCGGGATGGCACACAGTTGACTTCAAGTCGAGGCTATCGTGAGCACCTGCAAAAACTACTGAATCAGTCAGGCTAA
- a CDS encoding histidine kinase, whose amino-acid sequence MTIEFSARRQLAPNFTQRFPSLEFSSTLFTFWAMVGVIYAFEYYRKYRLHELRASQLEIQLSQAQLQALRMQLNPHFLFNTLHAISSLMRRNVEEADRMIAHLSDLLRLSLEHTGQQEVPLNQELEFLKRYLEIEQTRFQERLRVCMEIAPETLDALVPNLILQPLVENAIRHGIAPRAAPGTVEVFARRQGETLEIQVQDNGCGLQHNDSSGLTEGVGLANTRARLIQLYGAAQHFELKNRTEGGVTVKLIIPFRQCSAQIEKGNR is encoded by the coding sequence ATGACCATTGAGTTCTCTGCGCGACGACAGCTTGCACCGAATTTCACTCAACGTTTCCCTAGTCTGGAATTCTCTTCAACATTATTCACCTTCTGGGCGATGGTTGGTGTTATCTATGCCTTCGAGTATTACCGCAAGTATCGGTTGCATGAGTTGAGAGCCTCGCAATTGGAAATCCAACTTTCGCAGGCGCAGTTGCAGGCGCTCAGAATGCAGTTGAATCCTCACTTCCTTTTCAATACGCTACACGCTATATCATCGCTGATGCGGAGGAATGTTGAGGAAGCAGACCGGATGATTGCTCACCTTAGCGATTTACTGCGACTTTCGCTTGAGCATACAGGGCAGCAGGAAGTGCCATTAAATCAGGAACTGGAATTTCTCAAACGCTATTTGGAGATTGAGCAAACACGCTTTCAGGAGCGGTTGCGAGTTTGTATGGAGATAGCACCAGAGACCCTGGATGCGCTTGTCCCCAATCTGATTCTACAACCGCTGGTTGAGAACGCAATTCGGCATGGCATCGCTCCCCGCGCAGCCCCTGGCACAGTTGAGGTTTTTGCCAGACGACAGGGGGAAACCCTCGAAATTCAGGTGCAGGACAATGGTTGTGGTTTGCAACATAACGATTCAAGTGGGCTGACAGAAGGGGTCGGATTGGCGAACACGCGAGCGCGGCTTATCCAGCTTTATGGTGCTGCGCAACATTTTGAGTTGAAAAATCGAACTGAAGGGGGGGTAACCGTCAAGCTAATCATTCCTTTTCGGCAGTGCAGCGCACAGATTGAAAAAGGCAACAGGTAA
- the htpX gene encoding zinc metalloprotease HtpX, with protein sequence MNRMKTMFLLAVLTAMFLFIGQALGGQTGLIIAIALAGIMNFGAYWFSDKIVLRMYRAQEITREDAPELFQIVRDLTARAAMPMPKVYIIPEAPPNAFATGRNPQNAAVAVTVGLMRLLTPEELAGVIAHELGHVKNRDTLIMTVAAALGGALSMLADMAMWSAIFGGSSSDDEEGGNPLGGLLGIILAPIAASMIQMAISRSREFIADEEGAKLTGNPLALARALRKIETWSREVPIHAGTPATAHLFIINPFAGGGFLKLFSTHPTTDARVERLERLAQSGLRVAA encoded by the coding sequence ATGAACAGAATGAAGACTATGTTTTTGCTGGCTGTGCTGACAGCCATGTTTTTATTTATCGGGCAGGCGCTCGGCGGGCAAACCGGCCTCATCATCGCTATCGCTTTGGCTGGGATAATGAACTTCGGCGCTTACTGGTTTTCCGACAAAATCGTTTTGCGGATGTATCGCGCGCAGGAAATCACTCGCGAAGATGCGCCGGAGCTTTTCCAAATCGTCCGCGATTTAACCGCTCGCGCCGCAATGCCAATGCCCAAGGTTTACATCATTCCCGAAGCGCCGCCGAACGCCTTTGCCACAGGTCGCAATCCGCAGAATGCGGCGGTGGCAGTGACCGTCGGGTTGATGCGGTTGCTCACTCCTGAAGAACTCGCGGGCGTCATCGCGCATGAACTCGGACACGTTAAAAACCGCGACACTTTGATTATGACCGTGGCGGCGGCGCTTGGCGGCGCTTTGAGTATGCTTGCGGATATGGCGATGTGGAGCGCCATTTTCGGCGGCAGTTCAAGCGATGATGAAGAAGGCGGAAACCCCCTTGGCGGACTGCTTGGCATTATCCTCGCGCCGATTGCGGCTAGCATGATTCAGATGGCGATTTCGCGCTCGCGTGAATTTATCGCCGATGAAGAGGGCGCGAAACTCACGGGCAATCCGCTGGCGCTTGCCCGCGCGTTAAGAAAAATCGAAACCTGGAGTCGCGAAGTTCCCATCCATGCGGGAACGCCTGCGACTGCGCATCTATTCATCATCAATCCGTTTGCGGGCGGTGGGTTTCTCAAACTGTTCAGCACCCACCCGACGACCGACGCGCGGGTTGAACGTCTGGAGCGATTGGCGCAATCCGGTTTGCGCGTCGCTGCCTGA
- a CDS encoding TerC family protein yields MDVSLFPFADYWWFYAVFTGFVALLLVLDLGVFHRKAHAVSFKEATTWSIAWVTMAMGFNFMLYKYAMWRFPQDARLLSIPGFDPSAAASQVSLEFLTGYIIEKSLSVDNIFVFVVIFAYFAVPAMYQHRVLFYGIIGAFFFRAIFISLGSVLMQYHWVIWVFGGFLILTGAKMMFAPDREIEPEKNFVIRLFKRFMPVTNEGHGKRFFVRLDKRWHATSLFIALLFLELTDIIFAVDSVPAIFAVSKEPMIVFTSNIFAILGLRAMYFMLAGAIDKFYMLKYGLAVVLIFVGLKMVWLNDLYNGKFPIALSLGIISGVMAVSVVLSLWFPKKLEVPVPDPKLKAGKSNLA; encoded by the coding sequence ATGGACGTTAGCTTGTTTCCGTTTGCGGATTACTGGTGGTTTTACGCCGTGTTTACGGGGTTTGTCGCCTTGTTGTTGGTTTTGGATTTAGGCGTTTTTCATCGCAAAGCCCACGCCGTGTCATTCAAAGAGGCGACCACCTGGAGCATCGCCTGGGTGACGATGGCGATGGGCTTTAATTTCATGCTCTATAAGTATGCGATGTGGAGATTCCCGCAAGATGCGCGTCTGCTGAGCATTCCGGGATTCGACCCGTCGGCTGCGGCTTCGCAGGTATCGCTGGAATTTCTGACCGGTTACATTATCGAAAAGTCGCTTTCCGTCGATAATATCTTTGTCTTTGTGGTGATCTTCGCCTATTTTGCGGTGCCGGCGATGTATCAACATCGGGTGCTGTTTTACGGCATCATCGGCGCATTCTTCTTTCGCGCGATTTTCATTTCGCTGGGTTCGGTGTTGATGCAGTACCACTGGGTCATCTGGGTTTTCGGCGGATTCTTGATTCTCACCGGCGCAAAGATGATGTTTGCGCCGGACAGGGAAATCGAACCGGAAAAGAATTTTGTCATCCGACTGTTTAAACGTTTCATGCCAGTGACCAATGAAGGGCACGGCAAACGCTTTTTTGTGCGACTCGATAAGCGGTGGCACGCTACATCGTTGTTTATCGCATTATTGTTTTTGGAACTCACGGACATAATATTTGCGGTCGATTCGGTGCCGGCGATTTTCGCGGTCTCCAAAGAACCGATGATCGTCTTTACCTCGAACATCTTTGCCATTCTGGGACTCAGAGCCATGTATTTTATGCTCGCCGGAGCCATCGATAAATTCTATATGCTCAAATACGGTCTGGCGGTGGTGTTGATTTTTGTGGGACTCAAGATGGTCTGGTTGAATGATCTGTACAATGGCAAATTTCCGATTGCCCTGTCGCTTGGCATCATCAGCGGCGTCATGGCGGTGTCGGTCGTTTTGTCATTGTGGTTTCCGAAAAAACTCGAAGTGCCGGTGCCCGATCCCAAGTTGAAAGCTGGCAAGAGCAATTTGGCGTAA
- a CDS encoding HYR domain-containing protein: MKLFVAQSKRFRLLFCCSIIVLFMLTVVGVYHTRRVSAAGTISLTTLGSPYTQDFNTLSNTAGSTTNNLTINGWAMTESGGGARDNEQYAVDTGGSNTGDTYSYGAAGNTERALGELRSGTLIPLFGASFTNNTGATITSLQVAFTGEQWRLGTASRTDQLNFEYSTNATDLTTGTWTNVSALNFVTPNTVTTGAKDGNAAGNRTALNSTITGLSIANGATFWIRWTDTDASSADDGLAVDDFSLTPNGGVALPNLTINDVTLAEGNSGTTTFTFTVSLSAPAGAGGVTFDIATADGTAQDGNPISEDNDYVANSLTGQTIPAGSSTYTFSVTVNGDTTPEPNETFFVNVTNVTGANVADGQGQGTINNDDVILIPIHDIQGPGASSPIVGSSITTRGIVTGVKSNGFFIQEPDAMVDADPATSEGIFVFTSSAPPAAAAVGNNVQVTATVSEFVPSADPLQPPLTELTAPTVSLLSSGNPLPAPIPLTATFPDPAGVHDQLERLEGMRVSVASLTVVGPTGGNISEVNATSTSTGVFFGVVTGVARPFREAGIQAPDPPPAGTIPPIPRFDANPERIRVDSDGLTGGPVIDVGTGAVVTGLVGPLDYSFRTYTILPDPGASVGVMGGPTPTAVTAPVAAEFTVASFNLERFFDNVNDPAIGEPTLTTTAFNNRLNKASLAIRDFLRLPDIIGIEEIENLTTLQTLAARISTDAIAASQPDPQYVGYLIEGNDVGGIDVGFLVKTAPVSGMTPRVSVIEVLQELDGTLFVNPDSSTETLNDRPPLRLSAIINYANGTTYPVTVIVNHLRSLNGVDGVGTGSNGWATEGDRVRAKRLKQAEDLANLVQARQVANPNEHIILVGDFNAFEVNDGFVDSLSVIAGTPVPDNQTAVPGDGVDLVNPDFVNLFNTPPASERYSFIFDGNAQSLDHILVNAPLISSTTARREEHPRIDSDFPETARNDANSPTRLSDHDPVVAYFTVTQNQPPVAQCQNVTVSAGPSCTADASINNGSFDPDMGDMITVSQSPAGPYPKGVTTVTLTVTDSHNLSTSCTATVTVNDTTPPTLSCPANITTDAAPGLCSAVVNYAVPVATDNCSGGGTVTCSPAAGSSFAKGITTVSCSVQDSSGNSASCSFTVTVNDTQPPSLSCPTNITASAQTAQCTAVVNYTTPTASDNCPGATTICTPASGSSFPQGTTTVTCTATDASLNTASCSFTVTVNDTQAPSLTCPANITAVVPSGCPVASATIVNYVTPVATDTCSPATTVCSPPSGSMFAVGTTIVTCTATDASGNSASCSFSVTVYSGCLQDNSNSGNVVLFNHLTGAYKFCCNGTVIASGNGVIQLRGCTVTIQHNTTTKRVLIQFDASQQKGSASVQSPIGTTACTIIDSNTANNNCNCQ, from the coding sequence ATGAAATTATTTGTCGCCCAATCGAAAAGATTTCGTCTGCTATTTTGCTGTTCAATCATTGTCCTTTTCATGCTTACCGTGGTAGGGGTCTACCATACCCGCAGAGTCTCAGCCGCCGGTACAATCAGCTTAACGACGCTTGGCAGTCCTTATACTCAGGACTTCAACACCTTATCGAACACCGCCGGGTCAACCACCAACAACCTGACCATCAACGGCTGGGCGATGACCGAGTCGGGTGGCGGCGCAAGAGACAACGAACAATATGCCGTAGACACCGGCGGCAGCAACACCGGCGATACCTATAGCTATGGCGCGGCGGGCAACACTGAACGCGCCTTAGGCGAGTTGCGAAGCGGCACCTTAATCCCGCTTTTTGGCGCAAGCTTTACCAATAATACGGGAGCAACCATTACCTCTCTACAAGTCGCCTTTACCGGTGAACAGTGGCGTTTGGGAACGGCATCGCGCACAGACCAATTGAATTTTGAATACAGCACCAATGCCACTGACTTGACGACCGGCACCTGGACGAATGTATCGGCTCTCAATTTCGTTACGCCCAACACGGTGACGACCGGCGCGAAAGACGGCAACGCCGCCGGCAACCGCACGGCGCTCAACTCGACCATCACGGGACTGAGTATTGCCAACGGAGCAACCTTCTGGATTCGCTGGACCGACACCGATGCATCGAGCGCCGATGATGGATTGGCAGTTGATGATTTTTCGCTCACGCCAAATGGCGGCGTCGCCTTGCCCAACTTAACGATTAATGATGTAACCCTGGCTGAAGGCAACAGCGGCACCACCACCTTCACTTTTACGGTGAGCCTCAGCGCACCGGCTGGCGCAGGCGGCGTGACCTTCGATATTGCCACGGCAGATGGCACGGCTCAGGACGGCAATCCCATATCTGAAGACAATGACTACGTTGCCAACTCACTCACCGGACAAACCATTCCGGCTGGCAGTTCAACCTACACTTTCAGTGTGACAGTCAATGGCGACACCACGCCTGAGCCGAACGAAACCTTCTTCGTCAATGTCACCAACGTGACCGGCGCCAACGTCGCCGACGGGCAGGGACAAGGCACCATCAATAACGATGATGTAATCCTCATACCGATTCACGATATTCAAGGACCCGGCGCGAGTTCGCCAATCGTTGGCAGTAGCATCACCACACGCGGCATCGTCACCGGCGTGAAATCCAACGGCTTTTTCATTCAAGAACCCGACGCCATGGTTGACGCTGACCCGGCAACCTCTGAAGGCATTTTCGTCTTCACTTCAAGCGCGCCGCCTGCCGCAGCGGCTGTCGGTAATAATGTGCAAGTAACCGCAACGGTTTCCGAATTCGTGCCGAGCGCAGACCCGCTGCAACCGCCGCTTACGGAACTCACTGCGCCCACCGTCAGTTTACTTTCTTCGGGAAATCCATTGCCCGCGCCGATCCCGCTCACTGCGACTTTCCCAGACCCTGCGGGCGTGCATGACCAGCTTGAACGACTCGAAGGCATGCGCGTCAGTGTCGCTTCACTGACAGTCGTTGGTCCAACCGGAGGCAACATCAGCGAAGTGAATGCCACGTCAACCTCGACCGGCGTCTTTTTTGGCGTAGTCACGGGGGTGGCGCGACCTTTCCGCGAAGCGGGCATTCAAGCGCCAGACCCGCCGCCTGCGGGAACCATTCCGCCAATTCCGCGCTTTGATGCAAATCCCGAACGCATTCGCGTCGATAGCGACGGACTGACCGGCGGACCCGTTATCGATGTTGGCACAGGCGCAGTGGTGACCGGACTGGTCGGGCCGCTTGATTATTCTTTCCGCACCTATACGATTTTGCCTGATCCCGGCGCATCAGTTGGTGTAATGGGTGGGCCGACGCCCACGGCAGTCACTGCGCCCGTCGCGGCAGAATTCACGGTTGCGTCGTTCAACCTTGAACGTTTCTTTGACAACGTCAATGACCCGGCAATTGGTGAACCGACGTTGACTACAACCGCGTTCAATAATCGTTTGAATAAAGCCAGCCTGGCGATTCGCGATTTCCTGAGATTGCCGGACATCATCGGCATCGAAGAGATAGAAAACCTGACGACCTTGCAAACCCTTGCAGCGCGTATCAGCACAGATGCAATTGCCGCAAGTCAGCCCGACCCGCAATATGTCGGCTACCTTATCGAAGGCAATGATGTCGGCGGCATTGATGTAGGGTTTTTAGTAAAGACCGCGCCGGTCAGTGGCATGACGCCGCGCGTTTCGGTTATTGAAGTGCTACAGGAACTTGATGGCACCCTGTTCGTCAACCCTGATTCATCCACTGAAACACTGAATGACCGCCCGCCGCTCAGGTTGAGTGCCATCATTAATTATGCAAACGGCACGACCTATCCGGTCACGGTCATCGTCAATCACCTGCGGTCGCTGAATGGGGTTGATGGGGTTGGTACCGGGTCGAATGGCTGGGCAACCGAAGGCGACCGGGTGCGCGCCAAACGTTTGAAACAAGCCGAAGACCTCGCCAATCTCGTGCAGGCGCGACAAGTGGCAAATCCCAATGAGCACATCATTCTCGTCGGCGATTTCAACGCTTTTGAAGTCAATGACGGCTTTGTTGATTCGCTGAGCGTGATTGCCGGAACCCCTGTGCCCGACAATCAAACTGCGGTTCCCGGCGATGGTGTTGACCTGGTCAATCCCGATTTCGTCAATCTGTTCAACACGCCGCCCGCCAGCGAGCGTTATTCGTTTATCTTTGACGGCAACGCGCAATCACTCGATCACATATTGGTGAACGCGCCATTGATTTCTTCTACGACGGCGCGACGCGAAGAGCATCCGCGCATTGACAGCGATTTTCCCGAAACCGCGCGCAACGACGCGAATTCGCCGACGCGCCTTTCCGACCATGACCCGGTGGTTGCTTATTTTACGGTCACGCAAAATCAACCGCCGGTTGCTCAATGTCAAAACGTCACGGTTTCCGCAGGACCAAGTTGTACGGCAGACGCTTCGATTAACAACGGTTCATTCGACCCCGATATGGGCGATATGATTACGGTCTCTCAATCACCCGCAGGACCCTATCCGAAAGGCGTCACCACGGTAACCCTCACCGTCACCGATAGCCATAACCTCAGCACTTCTTGCACAGCCACAGTCACGGTCAATGACACGACGCCACCAACCCTCAGTTGTCCGGCAAACATCACGACTGATGCCGCACCGGGACTCTGTTCGGCAGTTGTGAATTACGCCGTGCCAGTGGCGACAGATAACTGTTCGGGAGGTGGCACAGTCACTTGCTCACCGGCAGCGGGGTCAAGTTTTGCGAAAGGCATAACCACAGTGAGTTGTTCCGTGCAGGATAGTTCGGGTAATTCCGCGAGTTGTTCGTTTACGGTTACGGTAAATGATACGCAACCGCCGTCGCTTAGCTGTCCGACGAATATCACGGCATCAGCGCAAACTGCCCAGTGCACTGCGGTAGTGAATTACACCACTCCAACCGCTTCGGATAATTGTCCGGGCGCGACAACCATATGTACGCCGGCTTCCGGTTCAAGTTTTCCGCAAGGCACGACAACCGTGACCTGCACGGCGACCGACGCCAGCCTGAATACAGCGAGTTGTTCATTTACTGTGACGGTCAATGACACGCAAGCGCCATCGCTCACTTGCCCGGCAAACATCACCGCCGTGGTGCCCAGTGGTTGCCCGGTCGCAAGCGCCACCATCGTTAATTATGTGACGCCTGTAGCCACAGACACCTGTTCACCCGCAACCACCGTTTGTTCGCCGCCATCGGGTTCGATGTTTGCTGTCGGCACCACAATCGTGACCTGCACAGCAACCGATGCGAGTGGCAATAGCGCCTCGTGCAGTTTTTCCGTGACCGTTTATTCCGGTTGTTTGCAGGATAATTCCAATTCCGGCAACGTGGTTTTATTCAATCATCTGACCGGCGCTTATAAATTCTGTTGCAACGGCACGGTCATCGCGTCCGGCAATGGAGTCATTCAACTGAGAGGTTGCACGGTGACCATTCAACATAACACGACCACCAAGCGTGTGCTGATTCAATTCGACGCTTCGCAGCAGAAAGGCAGCGCCTCGGTGCAATCGCCGATTGGCACCACTGCCTGCACGATTATCGACAGCAACACCGCTAATAATAATTGCAACTGTCAGTAG
- a CDS encoding S9 family peptidase: protein MRRTMIIFALIFCVVALSPATQAQNKLLTIDELFDPVKRVNFSGTPPTGLRWLNNGTHYLQAKSNPETRAWQLLKVNAATGEAEPFYDAAKMEKAFAGLAGMSADDAKEIAHQRAYLMNEQETAALINTANDLFYYEFGSDRAIRLTNTPEPEEGEEFSPDGRMVSFARSNNLYIVDIANQKERALTNDGSGKIFNGRLNWVYQEELYGRGNFKGYWWSPDSTRIVYLQLNDAPVAEFTIVDHIPHFQTVENTSYPKAGDANPTARLGVVDAAGGATRWVDLFKYNTVEPLIVRVGWTPDGKKVVYEVQNREQTWLDLNYADPASGATITLLRETTKAWVDVEGVELPIWLKDGTFLLTSERTGWQHIYHYKPDGTLIRQVTDGRWEAEVVNGIDETNGFIYFTGTKDSYLGYQVYRVKLNGTELTRLTQSEGTHAANFNPQKTLFIDNWSDLHTPMQVRLIKADGALARVIDENKVEVLKQYKLSKPELLQMKTRDGFVMEAMMIKPVDFDASKKYPVMSFTYSGPHAPQVRNVWQGTTLMWYQMLAQKGYIIWVCDNRTASGKGAESTWSVYKNFGELELRDLEDGVSYLKTLSFIDSSRIGLSGWSFGGFMTSYALTHSKSFKIGIAGGSVTDWRLYDTIYTERYMGTPQMNPEGYRKSSVIAAAKNLSGKLLLVHGMIDDNVHMQNTIQLAYELQKAGLPFQLMLYPKSRHGIADPLLVKHMRSMMTDFILQNL from the coding sequence ATGCGACGAACCATGATAATTTTCGCTTTAATTTTCTGTGTTGTTGCGCTCTCTCCGGCAACTCAGGCGCAAAATAAACTTTTAACCATTGATGAACTGTTCGACCCGGTCAAACGGGTTAATTTCAGTGGCACCCCGCCCACAGGATTGCGTTGGTTAAATAACGGCACGCATTACCTGCAAGCCAAATCAAATCCCGAAACCCGCGCCTGGCAACTTCTGAAAGTCAATGCCGCGACCGGCGAGGCTGAGCCTTTTTATGATGCCGCGAAAATGGAAAAAGCGTTTGCGGGGCTTGCCGGAATGAGCGCCGATGATGCCAAAGAGATTGCTCATCAACGCGCTTATTTAATGAATGAACAAGAGACTGCGGCGCTCATCAACACCGCCAATGACCTGTTCTATTATGAATTCGGCAGCGACCGCGCCATTCGTTTAACCAACACCCCCGAACCCGAAGAGGGCGAAGAGTTCAGTCCAGACGGTCGCATGGTGAGTTTTGCGCGCAGCAATAATCTCTACATCGTTGACATCGCGAATCAAAAAGAGCGCGCACTCACCAACGATGGCAGCGGCAAAATTTTTAACGGACGCTTGAACTGGGTTTATCAGGAAGAACTCTATGGGCGCGGCAATTTCAAAGGTTACTGGTGGAGTCCCGATTCGACGCGCATTGTTTACCTGCAACTCAATGACGCGCCGGTCGCGGAATTCACCATCGTTGACCACATCCCGCATTTTCAGACGGTCGAAAATACGTCGTATCCGAAAGCCGGTGATGCCAATCCAACGGCGCGACTCGGCGTGGTTGATGCGGCGGGCGGCGCAACGCGCTGGGTCGATCTGTTCAAATACAACACGGTCGAACCGCTGATTGTGCGCGTTGGTTGGACGCCCGATGGCAAAAAGGTGGTTTATGAAGTGCAGAATCGCGAACAGACCTGGTTGGATTTGAATTATGCAGACCCCGCAAGCGGCGCGACTATAACGCTACTGCGCGAAACCACTAAAGCGTGGGTTGATGTCGAAGGCGTCGAGTTGCCCATCTGGTTAAAAGACGGAACCTTTCTGCTGACCAGCGAACGCACCGGCTGGCAACACATCTATCACTATAAACCGGATGGCACCTTGATTCGCCAGGTCACGGATGGCAGATGGGAAGCCGAAGTCGTAAACGGCATAGACGAAACCAACGGCTTCATTTATTTCACCGGCACCAAAGACAGCTACCTCGGCTATCAGGTCTATCGCGTAAAACTCAATGGCACTGAACTCACAAGACTCACACAAAGCGAGGGCACCCATGCGGCGAATTTCAATCCGCAAAAAACACTTTTCATAGACAACTGGAGCGACCTCCATACGCCTATGCAGGTGCGACTCATCAAAGCCGATGGCGCGCTTGCCCGTGTCATTGATGAAAATAAAGTCGAAGTGCTCAAGCAATACAAACTGAGCAAGCCGGAACTCTTGCAAATGAAAACCCGCGACGGTTTCGTGATGGAAGCGATGATGATTAAGCCTGTGGATTTCGACGCCTCGAAAAAATATCCGGTAATGAGTTTTACCTACAGCGGGCCGCACGCGCCGCAGGTGCGTAATGTGTGGCAAGGTACAACTTTGATGTGGTATCAGATGCTCGCGCAAAAAGGCTATATCATCTGGGTCTGCGACAATCGCACGGCAAGTGGCAAAGGCGCGGAATCGACGTGGTCGGTCTATAAAAATTTTGGCGAACTGGAACTCCGCGATTTGGAAGACGGCGTGAGTTATTTAAAAACCCTGTCTTTCATTGATTCGTCGCGCATCGGGCTTTCGGGCTGGAGTTTCGGCGGTTTTATGACTTCGTATGCCCTGACGCACAGCAAGAGTTTCAAAATTGGCATTGCCGGTGGCAGTGTTACGGATTGGCGACTCTATGACACGATTTATACGGAGCGTTATATGGGCACGCCGCAGATGAACCCCGAAGGCTATCGGAAGAGTTCGGTGATTGCGGCGGCTAAGAATTTAAGCGGCAAACTGCTTTTGGTGCACGGCATGATTGATGACAATGTGCATATGCAAAACACCATTCAACTGGCTTACGAATTGCAGAAAGCCGGACTGCCGTTTCAATTGATGCTCTATCCGAAATCGCGGCACGGCATCGCTGACCCACTGCTCGTCAAACATATGCGGTCGATGATGACCGATTTCATCTTGCAGAATTTATAA